From one Dysidea avara chromosome 9, odDysAvar1.4, whole genome shotgun sequence genomic stretch:
- the LOC136265394 gene encoding uncharacterized protein, which translates to MLRRFVNQLNVQYGYSTSTQPAGRREVEGKLARAMMKPMIFGNHQKLFMFLAYTTAIGSTVYMVFYHDYKLDDHCFMPIRRYVARKKKEFFTSSLNTDTIQKLEEQSNKEPSPLVTSSKQQTILK; encoded by the exons ATGTTGAGGCGCTTCGTTAACCAATTAAACGTACAGTACG GTTACTCCACATCAACACAACCAGCTGGCAGGAGGGAGGTGGAGGGCAAGTTAGCTAGAGCTATGATGAAACCAATGATCTTTGGGAACCATCAAAAACTCTTCATGTTCTTAGCCTATACAACTGCAATTG GCTCCACAGTTTACATGGTGTTCTATCATGACTACAAGTTGGATGATCACTGTTTCATGCCA ATCAGACGATATGTTgcaagaaagaagaaagaattTTTCACTAGTAGTTTAAATACAGACACTATACAGAAATTAGAAGAACAAAGTAACAAAGAACCATCTCCTCTTGTAACGTCtagtaaacaacaaacaattttaaaataa